In the genome of Massilia sp. W12, the window GGGATTGCAAAACTGACGTCAACATTCGCCTGCACGGCGCCAAAACGCTTGCTGACATGGCGGAATTCGACGGCTGGCTGCATGTTGATTTGTACTGATGAAATGGAAACAAGGCGCAGCGGTGAAGCTGCGCCCCCTGATTTGCGGTGGACGGCTTGCGCCGCCCTGCCGCGTTGGCGATTATACCGGGCAGCTGTTAGATGCGCGGTAGTCCACCACTTTCACTTTACCGCTGACGATGTCTTGCTTGGCGGCATTGATGCGTTTTTCCATTTCCGGCGTAATCAAGGCACGGTTATGGCTGTCCAGCGCCCAATCCACGCCGCCTTCTTTCAAGCCCTTGTTGACAATACCGGCTTGCCAGTTGCCTTTTTTGACTTGCATGAAGCTGTCGTAGATTGCATTGTCAACGCGCTTGAGCATCGAGGTCAGCATCACGCCAGGGTGCAGGTAATTTTGATTGGAGTCAACCCCGATTGCCAGCTTGCCCTTGGTTTTGGCTGCCTGCAGCGAACCCATGCCGCTGCCGCCGGCGGCGGCAAACACCACGTCCACGCCACGCTCAAACTGCGCCAGCGCCAATTCGCTGCCCTTGGCCGGGTCATTCCAGGCCGCCGGCGTGGTGCCAACCATGTTTTGCGTCACTTCGATCTTGCCATCGATGGCTTTCGCGCCCTGCGCATAGCCGCAACCGAAAGCGCGGATCAGCGGAATGTCCATACCGCCGACGAAGCCCAGCTTCTTCGACTTGGAAGCCATCGCAGCGGCGACGCCCACCAGGTAAGAACCTTCCTGCTCTTTGAACAGCACGGAAGAAATGTTGTCGCCGTTGGCCACGCCGTCAATCAGCACAAACTTGGTCTTCGGGAATTCCTTGGCCACGGTTTGCACTGCTTGCGCTTGAGCAAAACCGATTGCCGCGATCAAGTCCACGTTTTTGCGCGCCAGATTGCGCAGCGCCTGTTCGGTTTGCGCGTCATTGTTCACCTGCACTTCTTGATAGGCGATCTTGGTTTCTTTTTTGAAACGCTCCGCGCCTTCAGAAGCGGATTGGTTGAACGACTTGTCAAACTTGCCGCCCGAATCATAGACAATCGCCAGTTTCGGGTCAGCAGCCTGGGCTGAGAAAGCAGCGCACAGCGCCAGGGAAAGACCGATTTTGCTCAATTTCATGATGCCGTCCTCGTGAATCAGAAGTTGTACTTGGCGGAGAAGATCCAAGCGTCTTGATAGCCAGCGGTGCCCAGTTTGTTCTTGGCGTAGCGGTAGGTCAAGCCGGTGGTGAATTGCTTGTTGATGTTCCAGTTGATGCCGATCGCGCCGTTTTGGCCGGTGCGCAGGTCGGACAGCGGACGCTGGCCAGCCAGGTTGTTGCCGAACACCAGGTATTCATCTTTACGCGAGAATTCCATTTCGTGCCATTGGAACAGCAGGAAGTTGTTGCCGCTGAATTCAAACGGGAACAGCAGGTTGTAACCAGCCATGCCACCGTTGGTCATCACGCCGACGCCGGACTTGGACTCTTGATGCACGCCGATCCACGGGGAGATGGTCAGTTTGCCGGATTTGATGTCGGTGCCGAAGCCCAGCACGCGGTTTTGATCGTTGAAGCCGTTGTCAGCGAAGTCATACACGTGAGCGTAAGCCATCAGCGGGAAATCGCCCAGCTTGGTCAGGTTGTAACGGCCCACAATCTTCAGCGCATAGCGACGGTCAGAACGGGTGTCAGCTTTGTGCTCGGTGTTGTTGGTCGGGTTTTCGATATCGAAGAAACCGTACAGATCGCCCCAGGAACCGCCCATGCCGCCTTCGATTTCCAGATAGACGAAGTCTTTTTTCTTGCCAAACACGCCGGCGTTGGTGTGTTTTTCGGTCTTGTCGGTCCAGTTCAGGTAGTTGATCGACACGTCAGACCAAGACCAGTTGTTAGCCAGAGCGGCATTGCTGCCGGCGGCCAGCACCAGGGCCAGAGCGATTTTGTTCAATTTCATGTGTTTCTCCAAGTGAGTGTGTAAACCGGTTAATGACGCATTGCTGCGCTGCTTATCTCTTGGCCCGTAATTTCGGGGGACGGGCCGCCCTGCTGCCGGCTATCCCGCGTGCGCGCGGAACGCTTCCACCTCCGCCAATTGCGGAATGGAAGACTGGGCGCCCAACCGGGTTACGGTCAGGGCCGCCGCATATTGCGCAGCGGCAGCAGCTGCGCGCAAATCCAATCCTTGTCCCAGGCCGACCGCCAATGCGCCCACAAAGGTATCGCCGGCGGCGGTGGTGTCCACCACCTGCACTTTCAAACCCGGGAAATGTTGCTGGCCGGCGGCATCCGCCGCCAGCACGCCATGTTCGCCCAGCGTCAAGAGCACGGCGCCCACGCCACGCCCGAGCAGGGCTTGCGCCGCTTGCGCCGCGCTGTCCACATCTTGCACTGCGACGCCGGATAATTGCCCGGCTTCGGTTTCATTCACCACCAGATAATCGACCTGAGCCAGCATGCCTTCCGGCAGCGCTTGCACCGGGGCCGGGTTCAAGACCACGCGCACACCCTGACGCTTGGCGCAGGCCAAAGCCGCTTGCACGGTTTCCATCGGCACTTCGAGCTGGCATAACAATAATTTGCCGGCCCCGATCACATCCTGCGCCGCCGTCACATCCGCCGGACTCAAGCGCGCATTCGCGCCTGCCGCCAGCACGATGCTGTTTTCACCGTCATCGCACACCAGAATGCCCGCCACGCCGCTGGCGCAATCGTCCGCCACGCGCACATGCGTGATATCAATGCCATCCTGCTGTAAGGTTTGCTGCGAGCGGCGGCCAAAGCCATCCGCACCGACACAGGCGATCAAACTGACCGCGCCGCCCATGCGCGCTGCCGCGACAGCCTGATTGGCGCCTTTGCCGCCGGGAATCTCGTGAAATTCATGACCGGACAAGGTTTCGCCGGGCGCGGGCATGCGCGGTGTGCGGAACACCAGATCCATATTCACACTGCCAACCACACTGATTCCAGGCTTCATGTCCTTATCCACATTAGAAAACCGCAAAACACGGCTTATCACACAAAAAAGGCCGCAAAAGCGGCTTTCTGACACGATCAATCGTTTGCGCAAACGATTGCGTATTTAACACCAGCGTAATAATCTGCGTCAAGAAAATTCTTGCCGCAATGCGAAATTTGTTACTTGAATGCAACACTTTGTTGATGTTGGGAAAACAGAGGCGGTGTGATGGCTTTGTCGCAGCTTGGGTGGCGCTATGCGAGGTTTGGGCGCGGTTTCTGCCGCCAATGATCTTCCGGCCTGCGCGGTGTGATCATCTGTCGGAGAGGCTTTCGCCGCGAACCAGAGCGCAAGCATGACGCGGCCCGTTTTCTTGGCTGAACTGTCTCTGCAGGCCAAGCTCACACAGGCAGGACAGCCTTGTATTTTCACCTGCTTCCCGCAAGCGCTTGGCGTCGCCAATGACAGGCAGCAGCGTGAGCGGCGGATGGCGCGCGGATAGATGCAAAACCGCCTGGAAGACATGGGCCATGCGCCCTTTGCCAGCGAGCACAGCAGCCGCCTGTAACTGCATTTCCGGCAGCAATTGGGCATATTGCTGGAAAAATGTGCTCAACGATTCAGGCGGGCGCACATTCGCAACACCTTTTCCCATAGAGGCTGAATAGAGCCTCTTTTATTTTGTAATTTCTCCGCAGTTTAAGCACGCACAAAAGAAAATACTCTGCATATCTGAGCACAATTGCCGGTCTGCCGGGTGTTTTATGAGGCGCCGCAGCATTTTTTAGGAAATGCCCAGGCGAGCGGGTCGATATTTGAAAGCAGCCAGCCCTTTATGCTGGCGTATGAAATCTGCAAGATAGTTGAGAAATTTAGCCGTCGCATGCTGCAAAATGCCATCAAACGGGCTGAAAGCCTGTCCCGCAAAAAGATCGGCGATCAGATTCTGTAACAAGCAGCAGCAAAGAATAAATTACGTCCCTGATTAAGCAGAGGCAAAAGTGGCTCTTCAGCCGAACTCAGGCAAAAAATCGCAGGCTGGGTTGCGCACAGCGATAACCCGGCGCCTGGCAGCATTCGCGTCACAAAGGTGCTGGAGTGAGCGATAAATAAGATTGACAGCAATCGTTCCACCTAACTATTCAGCCTTATGCTGTGCGCAAGGTGGGTGATTTTTTACGTACACATTATGCCCCGTCGCCCCAGAGCGCCTTGGCCGGGGATCCAGAAACCTCTGGGTTCGACCGTAGCGGCTCATTGTTCATTTTCTGCGCACTCAGGCTGAATAGAGACCGTTTCACATCGTTGAAACACGTATGCTGAACAGTGGCGGGAAATGCTTGTTACCGATACTGCTGCTGCGCCATGAAAAAAGCCTTGTGCCCGTCCAGGCTTGAATTTTCGATAAAAAACAGGGGCTTGCAGAGCAGAAAGTGCATTAAGTTGCAGCTTTTCCACAATAATGCTTGGTAGATCGTAACAGATTTGTTACGATTCCTTCATTCTGATTCCAATCCTATCCCCACATGCCTTTTTCCTGCTTATCCGGCCGGAGTTCTGGCCCTGACTCACTTTGGATGCGCACCAGTGCACTTTTGATTTTAGTGGTGTCATCTGTATTGCTCATTATTTCATTTCTTAATTATTCAAATTACCGGAAGAATTTTTATGAACAAAATTCTTCGCGCTACAGGGTGTTGGCCAAAGACTTACGTCAAACCATAGAAGCGGGCTTGAATATCGGTTTGTCCGCCAGTGCGAATACGCGTTTGCGCAGTGCCATGCAGGAAGCCATGCAGCAGATGAATGGCATCCGTTTTGTCGCGATTTTGGATGAAAACACCGGCTTGCTGTATGAAGGAAAAATTGATCCTGGTCTGGAGCGCAGTTGGCGCACGCATCTGCAGCACAATGACAATCTATGGCAACAGTCCCATCCTGAATATCTGGAAATGGGCATGAGTTTTTCCAATAACTTTAATTTACGTATTGGCGCCGTGATGATCGGTTATGAGCGTGCCCCGATTGAACAGGCGATGGCGGAAATGCGCCGTAAATTGCTGCTCGACACCCTGCAAACCCTGGCCCTGGCCGCGCTCTTGATTACTGTTGGCGTCTATCTGCTGACCCGCAAACTGCAACGCGATCTGCATACCGTGGCAGGGCATTTGGATGCGATTGTTGATTCACAACAGGCGCCGCAACTGCCACCCGGAGTGTTTGAGCGTGAAGCAGCGGAAGAAATTGACCAATTCGCCAATTTGAGTCACCGCATGTTGCACAACATGCGCCAGGCTGAAGAAAAACCGGCAAAGTAAAAAAAAAGACTCCGGCCAAGCTGGAGCAGCCAGAAGAGGAAAAGAATAGATGAGACAACTGTATATACGTTTGGTGTTGTTGGTGGCGGCCTTGCTGGCCTTGCTGGCGATGCTGCTGGCATGGCTGGCTTTGAAAAATTTTGAACGTGATTTGCCTCCTGAAATGGCGCGCACCGTGATGGCGGTCAGTCAGTCCACTTCCGGGGTGCTGGAAAAAGCCTGGCGTAACGGGGTGCCGCTGGATGAAATGGTGGGGGCCGAGGAATATTTCGCCAGTGTCCTGGCTGAGCATAAAGACATTGATTACATTGTGTTGACAGACTTAAAGCAGCGCGTCTTGTACAGCCATGGCTTACCACAGCAGATGGATGCCGGGTTGCAGCAGGCTTTACATGAAAATGTGACGCAAGAGCAAACCGTGCGCGCAGGTGAATACTATGTGAGCGCAACGCCGCTGGTGTTTCGCCAGCAGCGCGTTGGTATTTTGCATCTCGGGCAAAAAGTCGGCCTGGTCGAGCAAAAATTAAAAGATGTATTGTATGACGTCTTGACTGTGTTGCTGGTGGCCAGCTTGATTGCTATGGAATTACTGCGCTTTGTGCTGGCGTTTTCGGTGGCGACCCCGGGCCGCTTGATGCGTGAATTTCTGCAGCAGGTCAAGCAGGGCGATTTCAGCCGTTATCTGCCGCATGACAAGCCGGGCGGCCTGGGCCAGCTGAACAGTCATTACAACCGCGTGATTGAAGAATTGAACCGGCGTTATCATGCTTTACAAGACAAATCGCATGCCTTTCTGTCCGGCCTGCGTTTTCACCAGCCGGGCGAGCGCATCAGCCTTGGCACGGCGGCGGTTGACCATATCCGCTGGCCCTTCTTTCTCTTGATTTTTGCGGATTCACTCTCGCTGTCCTTTTTCCCGGTATTTGTCGGGCAGTTTTATTCGGCGGATATGGGCTTGCCGCACAGTCTGGTGGTGGGTTTGCCGATTTCGATTTTCATGTTCACCTGGGCCTTGTCCATGCCTTGGGCTGGCTCCTGGAGTGATCATGTGGGCCATCGCAAAGCCTTTATCGTCGGCGCCATCGTCACCACGTTGGGTTTGATCGCCACTGCCTTTGCCCAGACGCTCTACGACTTATTGCTGTGGCGCTCGCTCACTGCGGTGGGTTATGGTCTGGTATTCATTACCGCGCAAAGCTATGTGTCGGAAAACACAGCGCCAAATCAGCGCACCAAGGCGATGGCGATGTTTTTATCGACCTTTTTCGCCGGCTCGCTGTCCGGTTCGGCGATTGGCGGGATTTTGGCCGACCGTCTGGGCTATGACAAGACCATTTTGCTGTCAGCCCTGCTGAGCGCTGCCTCGGCCTGGTTTGTGCTGCGCTTTTTACGCAGCAAGCAAAACAGCACTGCCGCGCGCAAGAAAATCAGCCTGCAGGATATGCGCCGCTTGCTGCAGCACAAGCAATTCTTTGTCATTACCTTCCTGGCGGCGGTGCCGGCCAAGATCGCACTGACCGGCTTTTTGTATTACGCAGTGCCCTTGTACTTGAAGCTGCTGGGCAGTAATCAATCCACCATTGGGCGCGTGATGATGGCCTATGGACTGGCGATTATTTTGTTCTCGCCGCTGGTGGCCAAGCTGGCGGACAAGCTCGGCAAATTGCGCTGGTTTGTCAGCATCGGCGGGTTTGCCGCCAGCCTGTCAATGTTTATTATCTGGTACTTTGACAACTTAGCTGGATTATTGGTCAGTATTACCCTGCTCGGGTTGGCGCATGCAATCGGTGTTTCCCCGCAATTTGCTTTGATCAATGATTTCTGTAAAGACGTGGTGCAGGAAGTCGGGCCTGGCGCGGCGAATGGTATTTTCCGCCTGATGGAACGCATCGGCAACGTCACAGGCCCGCTGATTGCCGGGGTGTTGATCGCGCAATTTGATTTCAGTGGCGCATTTTTAGGCATAGGCGTGTTGTGTCTGTCCTGTGTCAGCGTGTTTACCCTGCTATTCTTCCACTTTGAGCGAAAACGGCTGCAAACAGCCCAAGCCATAACCTGAACTGATGGAATCCGTGATGCGCAGTATTCTGACTTTTTGCCTGATCCTGTTGTTGAGTGCGCAAGCCGGCGCTGCTCAGCACAAAATCATGATGTTGTTATACCGGGGCCAGACCGAAGCCGAAAAAGGTTTCATGGACTATCTGAAGAAGCGCAAGATTGAAGTCGAATACATCATCCGCGATGCGCAAGGCGATAAGAGCAAGGTGGCGGAGTATGTGCGGGAGATCAATGAGGTCAAACCCGATCTGGTTTACGCTTTTGGCACCACGCTCACCAGCGAATTGGTGGGCTTGCAGGGAGAAGTCGATCCGGCGCGCCATATCACTACGATTCCAGTGGTGTTCAATATCGTGGCCGATCCGGTTGGCGCCGGGTTGGTGCGGCAGTTGCAATCTTCGGGCCGCAATCTGACCGGTGCGTCGCATCTGGTTCCCTTGGAGGCGCAGTTAAAGGCTTTGCAGGCGATGCGCAAAACCAGTGTGCTGGGGGTTTTGTATTCGCAGGAAAAAAACAGCTTGCTGGCGATTGAAGAATTGAAAAAAATGGCGCCGCGCTTTGGCATGCAATTGCAACTCACCCAAGTCGATGCGAAAGCCGAAGGCGCCGGGCTGGCGCGCGGGGTGCAAGAAGCGCTGGCGAAAAAACCGCAGTTCTTGTATCTGCCTTCAGATTCTTTCCTGATCAAAAATGCAGACGATGTGGTCAAGCCGGCGATGGCCGCTAAAGTGCCGGTATTCGCCGCCACCGAAGCGCCGATCCGCAACAATGGGGCCTTGCTTGGCGTGGTTTCCACCTATTACAACGTGGGTGAACTGGCGGCATACAAGGCTGAGCAAATCTTGACGCGTAAGAAGAAGCCGGAGCAGATTCCAGTCGAAGTTTTGCATCGCTTTACCTATCTGGTGAATATGAGCAGTGCGAAAAAGCTGAAGGTGTATCCGCCGCTGTCAGTGATGAAAATTGCAGAAACCGTGACCGATGACGCAATCGACGCCCGTGAATAGCCATGAGAAAAGGGGCGCATCGCGCCCCTTTCCAAAAATCGCTTCTGCGCCGCCATCCCGCATCATACATTCCACAACACCCCATGTTCCACCCGCGCCGCGCCGGCGCGCTCCAGTTGCGCCACCACCTGCTGCGCCAGGGTTTGCGCATCCAGTTGCAACACGCGTTGATTCACACTGGCGAACAAGGGGATGCCGTGCAAGGTCTGGCCCAGCTGATCCAAGGCAATCTGCTGTCGCTCCAAGAGCAAAAATTTGAGCAATACCCGCAGCGCATGCCAGGCATGTTTTTCCGCGCTGACTTCGAGCGCATCCAGCTTTTGCTGTGCGCGCGCAATCGCCTCATCCACATCGGCAAACGCTGCGCCATGGCCGGGAATCACGATGCGCACATCCAGGCGGCTGATCTGTTCCAGCGTGGCGCGCGCCGGGCCGAAACCGTCTTCCCCCGCCAGCTCGGGAAACAGCACGCCCAAACCGTTTTGCCATAAGGCGTCGCCGCTCACCAGCACCCGTTCTTGCGGCGCATACAACATCAGCGCATGCGCATCATGTCCGGGCGCGGCCAGGATTTGCCAATCTATCCCGGCCCAGCGCCGCACCTCGCCGGGGCGCAGCACATCATCAAAGTGAAACGGTGCGCATTGCTGCCCGGTGGCGCGGTAACTCAGCGCATCCATATCCCACTGCCGCACCTTGTCCGCCTCGCTGGCGGCGATCAGCGTGCCGGCCCCATAGCGCGCCTGCAGCGCGGCATTGCCGCCGCAATGATCGGAATGCAAATGGGTATTCACAATCAGATCCAGCGACTGTCCCTCCAGCGCATGCGCCAGCAGCGCCAGGGTTTGCGGCGCATGGCTCAGATAGCCGCTGTCAATCAGCACATTTTGCGCGCCGTCCTGCAGCAAAAGATTATTGGCTGACAGCCAGCCGCGCTCAAACAGGCGCATCGCCGGCGGCAGCGCCAGCGCACTCATTTCTGCGCGCGCTGCTTCAGCGCCTGCCACACCTGGCGTTTGTAAGTCTCATCGGCGCGGCTCCAGGCGATGATTTCATCAATATTACGCAGACAGCCCAGGCAAACACCGCGTTCGGCGTCCATTTTGCACACATTGATGCAGGGCGAAGGCAAGAGTCCCTGGTGCTGTTCCAGATTGAAATTGCGGATATGGCGTGTCATCTTGATTCTCCTTGCCAGCGCTGCTGTTTTTGCGCCAGACGGGCATTGAATTTGTCGGGATAGATCAGCATGCGCTCGTGCACGCCTTCGCTGACCAATTCCAGATCGTCGCGCGCGCTCAGCGCAAAACGCAGGCGCCGTCCCTCAACTTGCAATAAGCGGCCTTCGATCTGCAGCGTCATGCCGGCGCAACTGGCGGCGATATGGCTGAAACTGACATGCACGCCGACGCTTTGCTCGCGCGGC includes:
- a CDS encoding BMP family ABC transporter substrate-binding protein gives rise to the protein MKLSKIGLSLALCAAFSAQAADPKLAIVYDSGGKFDKSFNQSASEGAERFKKETKIAYQEVQVNNDAQTEQALRNLARKNVDLIAAIGFAQAQAVQTVAKEFPKTKFVLIDGVANGDNISSVLFKEQEGSYLVGVAAAMASKSKKLGFVGGMDIPLIRAFGCGYAQGAKAIDGKIEVTQNMVGTTPAAWNDPAKGSELALAQFERGVDVVFAAAGGSGMGSLQAAKTKGKLAIGVDSNQNYLHPGVMLTSMLKRVDNAIYDSFMQVKKGNWQAGIVNKGLKEGGVDWALDSHNRALITPEMEKRINAAKQDIVSGKVKVVDYRASNSCPV
- a CDS encoding outer membrane protein OmpK — protein: MKLNKIALALVLAAGSNAALANNWSWSDVSINYLNWTDKTEKHTNAGVFGKKKDFVYLEIEGGMGGSWGDLYGFFDIENPTNNTEHKADTRSDRRYALKIVGRYNLTKLGDFPLMAYAHVYDFADNGFNDQNRVLGFGTDIKSGKLTISPWIGVHQESKSGVGVMTNGGMAGYNLLFPFEFSGNNFLLFQWHEMEFSRKDEYLVFGNNLAGQRPLSDLRTGQNGAIGINWNINKQFTTGLTYRYAKNKLGTAGYQDAWIFSAKYNF
- the rbsK gene encoding ribokinase — translated: MKPGISVVGSVNMDLVFRTPRMPAPGETLSGHEFHEIPGGKGANQAVAAARMGGAVSLIACVGADGFGRRSQQTLQQDGIDITHVRVADDCASGVAGILVCDDGENSIVLAAGANARLSPADVTAAQDVIGAGKLLLCQLEVPMETVQAALACAKRQGVRVVLNPAPVQALPEGMLAQVDYLVVNETEAGQLSGVAVQDVDSAAQAAQALLGRGVGAVLLTLGEHGVLAADAAGQQHFPGLKVQVVDTTAAGDTFVGALAVGLGQGLDLRAAAAAAQYAAALTVTRLGAQSSIPQLAEVEAFRAHAG
- a CDS encoding MFS transporter; the protein is MRQLYIRLVLLVAALLALLAMLLAWLALKNFERDLPPEMARTVMAVSQSTSGVLEKAWRNGVPLDEMVGAEEYFASVLAEHKDIDYIVLTDLKQRVLYSHGLPQQMDAGLQQALHENVTQEQTVRAGEYYVSATPLVFRQQRVGILHLGQKVGLVEQKLKDVLYDVLTVLLVASLIAMELLRFVLAFSVATPGRLMREFLQQVKQGDFSRYLPHDKPGGLGQLNSHYNRVIEELNRRYHALQDKSHAFLSGLRFHQPGERISLGTAAVDHIRWPFFLLIFADSLSLSFFPVFVGQFYSADMGLPHSLVVGLPISIFMFTWALSMPWAGSWSDHVGHRKAFIVGAIVTTLGLIATAFAQTLYDLLLWRSLTAVGYGLVFITAQSYVSENTAPNQRTKAMAMFLSTFFAGSLSGSAIGGILADRLGYDKTILLSALLSAASAWFVLRFLRSKQNSTAARKKISLQDMRRLLQHKQFFVITFLAAVPAKIALTGFLYYAVPLYLKLLGSNQSTIGRVMMAYGLAIILFSPLVAKLADKLGKLRWFVSIGGFAASLSMFIIWYFDNLAGLLVSITLLGLAHAIGVSPQFALINDFCKDVVQEVGPGAANGIFRLMERIGNVTGPLIAGVLIAQFDFSGAFLGIGVLCLSCVSVFTLLFFHFERKRLQTAQAIT
- a CDS encoding ABC transporter substrate-binding protein, whose product is MRSILTFCLILLLSAQAGAAQHKIMMLLYRGQTEAEKGFMDYLKKRKIEVEYIIRDAQGDKSKVAEYVREINEVKPDLVYAFGTTLTSELVGLQGEVDPARHITTIPVVFNIVADPVGAGLVRQLQSSGRNLTGASHLVPLEAQLKALQAMRKTSVLGVLYSQEKNSLLAIEELKKMAPRFGMQLQLTQVDAKAEGAGLARGVQEALAKKPQFLYLPSDSFLIKNADDVVKPAMAAKVPVFAATEAPIRNNGALLGVVSTYYNVGELAAYKAEQILTRKKKPEQIPVEVLHRFTYLVNMSSAKKLKVYPPLSVMKIAETVTDDAIDARE
- a CDS encoding MBL fold metallo-hydrolase — protein: MSALALPPAMRLFERGWLSANNLLLQDGAQNVLIDSGYLSHAPQTLALLAHALEGQSLDLIVNTHLHSDHCGGNAALQARYGAGTLIAASEADKVRQWDMDALSYRATGQQCAPFHFDDVLRPGEVRRWAGIDWQILAAPGHDAHALMLYAPQERVLVSGDALWQNGLGVLFPELAGEDGFGPARATLEQISRLDVRIVIPGHGAAFADVDEAIARAQQKLDALEVSAEKHAWHALRVLLKFLLLERQQIALDQLGQTLHGIPLFASVNQRVLQLDAQTLAQQVVAQLERAGAARVEHGVLWNV
- a CDS encoding DUF1289 domain-containing protein codes for the protein MTRHIRNFNLEQHQGLLPSPCINVCKMDAERGVCLGCLRNIDEIIAWSRADETYKRQVWQALKQRAQK
- a CDS encoding thioesterase family protein gives rise to the protein MPPDRLPADLTFSWRYTLPPRSSVPQLYHDTAFCLDMPDVLATGYLVGMMELACIHGLMPYLDWPREQSVGVHVSFSHIAASCAGMTLQIEGRLLQVEGRRLRFALSARDDLELVSEGVHERMLIYPDKFNARLAQKQQRWQGESR